The Cyprinus carpio isolate SPL01 chromosome A3, ASM1834038v1, whole genome shotgun sequence genomic interval atagacagatagatagagagctagacagatagatagatagatagatagatagatagatagatagatagatagatagatagatagatagatagatagattggacagacacacagacagacagacagacagatagatagatagatagatagatagatagatagacggacggacagacacagacagacagacagatatatagatagacagatagacagatagatagatagacaaagaTGAGACATCCGGTcaaagaagatagatagatagatagatagataaatagatagatagatagacggacggacagacacagacagacagacagatatatagatagacagatagatagatagatagatagatagatagatagatggatagatggacggacagacacagacagacagatatatagatagatagacagacagatagatagacagacagatagatagagagatagacagacagacagacagatagatagatagatagatagatagacggagggacagacagacagatatatagatagatagaaagacagatagatagagagatagacagacagatagatagatagacagacagacagatatatagatagatagatagacggacagacacagacagacagatatatagatagacagacagatagatagatagatagatagatagatagacagacagacagacagacacggacagacagatagatagatagacagacagacagacagatatatagatagatagacagatatatagatagacagacatatagacagatagatagatgcataGCATTTGTCTATCTATCATAAAAAAGACCAAACTTGATCTATGCACATTGTTTATTATTTCAGATCATGCTTTTATTCTCAAcaggtcaagaaaaaaaaaaaagcttatgtcTTGATGTCAGAAGCAGCGTTGGGGTTAACAAGTCTATCATTGACAGATGTGCATTACAGTAGACACCACATCTGGTCAGAGTCTAGGGTGCATGTCCATTGTGCTGGTTCTTCAGCAGGAGATCCATGTAGGCGCCGTCTATCAGATCCTCCTCCTTCACTCCCAGGTCCAGCATGAGCTGATTTGCGATGGCCGCTCCTTCTTCTCTGCTCTGCTGCTCTTTCATCACCACCTCCAGCTCCATGAAGTCCCCCAGGCCCTCCACAGAATCAACGTGCACCCTGGTTTGTCCCACCATGTACAGCCTCCTCTCCTTCTTCACCTGCCCCACTTGCCCCAGTGCATCCGTCAGAACCTTGACTAGCCCCTGTGGGTCGCTGGTAGGGGTTATGGAGTAATTTGACAGCTTGGGTCCTTCTGTATCTGGCCTCTCATAGAAGATCAGCTGTCCTGTCCCATCCTGGAAGTCCCTGAGTTTCAGGCGTCCTGCGGGTACTTTGAAAAACGTGTCCTGCTGACGGATGACAGTCCCGTCCGAACCGCTCAGCTCCTTTGCACGCTGCGTCAGATAAGGCAAGTCGcgtaaaactgcttttatttctaCATTTGACGGCATGTTTAAAAGTTCCGCCGATTACAATAGCGTACTATAATGTATTCTGGTACAGACCTGCAGTGCAGATCTCGTGCTCTTGATATTTGGCGCGCTTACACGCAAACCTCTAAAGCGCACGCGTAGTCGTGAACGCGCTTTGATTCATCCAAATGACTCGAATCTTTCGAATCCGTTCACGAAAAAGAACAAATCGTGtgacatcattttaaaacatactgtCATCAGTTGTTAATGTACCTAAATGTATGAAACCTAAATTTTATTGGATTTATCTGTATTATCTATTTTGTTCACATAACATTCAGTAAAAAAGAGTCTTTTGGGGGTTATTTAACTGATTCGTTACAAACACTAAAGTCCACCAAAACGCCTTGTTGTACCTTATTAACATTTTCGTGTCTACAAATTTATTAaagataattaataatttaattattatttattattaaaagagtGTTTAAATATCATAAACGTTTTCCACACTAATGACAACAAAACATTTCCCCTCCAGTTGGATGGGCATAACTATAAAAAgtggcctaataataataaattggttTCAAACTTCTTAGATTATTAACATACATCAAATAAGCTACTATGGCAATGAACGCCGCTAAAAGTCAAGCCACTTTCATGCTTTCTAAAACCCTGGTGGTGTGATGAAAATATGAGTCGGTGCATGAGAGTGAACACAAACGATTCgttcacttaaaagattcattCAGAACACCGATTCGTTCACGAACGAAACAACACAATTACAGCGCATGCGTACCAGTATCGCTGTCACTACTTTGACTTTAGTTAAATGTCACGTagcatttaaatagatttttaaacaaatagttACCACGGCTTCAGTGCATTAACATCTTTGGGACTGAAATTTATTAGTTCTCGGAACAGCACGCAATCCGTAGCAGATATCAGTGTCGCTCGTCTTCTTTTGGCTCTGTAGAGACATGTTTACATCCCAGACCTCTTCCTTCCAGGAGTCCATAGACGTGGAAGAAAGGGATGCAGACTTCGACAACGAAGAGATCGCCGGATACAGCCAAAAAATACAGCAGATTAACAGCTACTATGCCATATACTACTACCAGAACACAAGGTGCAGTGGTTTCCACATGTAACTATATCATTGCATTAGGTAACTTTATGCTAAGGAGGCTGTCCAAATGATGAAAGCTTTACAAAAAGCTAGTTGTTTTAGGAATAATTTGCCCTTTTACCCCGCATATTAAGTGCATAGTTAGGTCTAACTAGTCTTTTGCATTTTTCTTCGTTTATGAGGTAATATGAACAATTCATTTGAATTAAGCTTGCACTTGCATGACACAAAACCAGTTATATCTTTACTTTTAAGCATAGTTCATAATATTGGGTTAGCCATTGTAAAATAGTAAATAGACATTGTATATAGACATTGTAAGACACCACACAAGGCCATGTAGGCCAGTGAGAATCTCAGGAGATCTTAACATATTAATGCTTATGAAGTATTAAACGTATTATCAAACTACCCAGATCTGAGGCTTCTGGAGAGAGTGTGGCCTGGAGCCAGAGGAGATCAGACTCAACCACAAGTCAGGAAGACTTTAGGTAAAAAGGGTCCATCCGTCGTCTTTCAGTCATTCCAGTCCCGTGGCTTTCAGTgttgtgaaggaaaaaaaaataatggcttcattcaaaaaaaaaaaacactcttcttGGATTCTGCCATCATGTTGGTTTGCTCACATCATTCATAACCATTGAACTAATCTGTCTGATGTCAAACTGTGTGTTTCTGTTGGTTTGTATCTCTGCTAGGTGCCGCTGGTGATACTGTGTGAACATCACTGCTTCATTGACTGCTTATCTGTTCACTTGTTCACTTTGTCCTTCCTTGTTGATATTGTAGTTTAACACACATTTTCCACTCTTAAAGTCTCACCCTGCTGGACGCCAGCTTGCCAGCCGAGGCCGAGCCGGAGCTACGAAGCTACATCTCCCGCAGGCTGAGCAAGGGCGCTTTGCTGGGGGGCATGGGGAACATTGCCACTGTGGAGCTAAGGTACATcatatcagtgttgttattgttaaagtcCCCTTgtggtgaaaatcaagtttttaacattatttacatgtCTGTCTGGTGTCTTTAGTATGCTTAAAGACAGACCATGTGCAAATTCATCAGTCAACACCATTGTTGAGCATTTGCTCCTTAAACCTGCAGGGTACCAAAGACAGTTTCTGAAATGTGCTTTGAAACTATTTCTGTTTCTTACCATCACAAACATGTAATCAGTCTCTTCAGCTTCTTGGACTTTCCGTATCATTAGCAAAGTGTTTCTACCTAAGGATGTTGATTTTTAGAAGGTCGCTTTCTGAGATGGTGAAGGTTTGTGTAACATTAGCAACACATGATTAGCTGTTTGATAACATATTCAAGCCAAAAGCTAATGATATCCGAAGTTGTAGAGAGCAATACATAAAATCCTGATACACTGACTTGTAGCCGACCCTGTTTAAATCGCTCTTCATCTTTTTTTAGTTTCTCATTCAAACGTATATGGCTGAATTATTCCAGTATCCTAGTGGGAGGGATTGAGTGTAGAATGGGACTAATTTGCATATTGGTGGTTCCTCGTACACTAAATGAGGTGACCGTCAAAAATTAGTGACTGCAGGGtgacattaaaactaaaactctCATTCAATGTTCGATGAAAAATTCAACTTTTAAACGTAAAATATAAATTGATAGTCAGAAATGTtactttggcaactaactgaaataagtcaTTTTAAGTTGActactaaatctgaaataaaaataaatttgagctaaatagaaatatcaaaaaatgacaagcacatagcaaaattactaaaaattaaacacttaaaatattaaaataaaagctaattcaaaatatcaaaataaataatagtatataaatagtactaaaataacaccgcaTCATATTGAGCAAGTTAAAGAgtactatttaaataatgtagTATTAATACATTTGCATTACTTATTGTTTAGTATGCTTCAGTGCAGAACTAAATATCCAGATCATATCTCATTGCCATTCAGAACAATATTACCATGTATTATCTTAACTgactgaatgtttgtgtgtgttcatgtccCTGAGCAAGCGGTGGGCTGTTACTGCTGTCTGCTGGAGCAGGAGAAATCTCCAGATCAGCCTGAGGCCGACGGTAACGGCTGGGTGGTGTGTCTTCTCGGAGGATCAGAGAAGGGCCTGAATCTATATCCTTAAACTACAAATGACTGACAATTAAACTGCAGGAAATACAGCATTGTGCACTTAAGAATGACGTGATATCAGATTTTATCTTTGTATTCAAACATGTTGCTCTTTTAATAggatatttaatacattttctttaaccCTGCAAACATTTAGAATCGAGCTGGACAAGTACGTCCAGGGTCTGCAGGGCTGTTTGACTCCAGAGGTGAGGACAGTTTTTGCCACTGACAGTAGAAATAATGTTGAAACCTGTCCAGTTTTTTTAAAGCTAGCACACAGCTTTTTATATCTATTTGCTGTGAATATTTTTGGCAACCTCTGGTACAGATGCAGAATTTGGAGACAGAAGTCAGGCCCTACCTGAACCGCTGGTATGAAGAGTCAGTTATGCACATTCACAGAGTGGTCCAGCTGTTGCAGGCGAACGTCGGGTACCTTCTGCATGCTGTAAGAAACCACTGCTGTCCAgatcaaacacattttataaagtcataattgaaagcaataatatactgtattatatgagATGGTAAATGAACATAGCTACTTCTCTTCTGCAGGCTTTGAGTCACAAGCTTTTCGAGGTCACAGGGACAGATGAGAAGACAAAAGCAGATATAGCAAGGTAAGTGCAACAACATTATCTTAATAGCTgctacatttttacagttttaaaaactgATAGCCATTACAACTTGATTGATTGTCTTGTTAGATTTATCAAAGCAGCAAGCCTGCAGGGTCTAGTTCAGCAAGACACCACTGCAGCCTCCCTCTGTAAAGCCATTTCAGAGGACTCTCACACCAGTCTGATCATCGACTGCTCCACCAGCCCACCCACACTCACCAATAAAGGTCAGCAGCAGCACCTCCACTAAATGCACAGACTTTCTCCTTTCAGAAATGTCTTATTTTGATAATGCTGTGTTGGTATCTCTGCAGTCAGTAACCGATTCTGCGATGACTGGATCCAGGCCTTCCTCAAAGCTGCTGAGCGATTTAACCCTTTCCTTCTCTGCCAAATCCTGGAGAATTTTAAACTTAAGGTTAATTTGCTTCTGATTAAGTATAATAGTAACCTAGCATCCAGACAATACATTTAACAGTTGTATTGCatttactgatttttttgttgcttgctcattttacttaaatataattgtaaaaaataaacacgTAGTAATAAATTGTAGTTTTTTGCCTTtaacatgacatttctgaaaaAGTTATGTTTACCATGCTAACCTACTATTGGTAACTAGCAGTTAACGGGATagtttacatgaaaattaaaaattctgtcatcatttactctgccccatattgttccaaacctgtatgaatattttcaagaatgttgATATCCAAACAggtttggttcccattgacttctattggtTTTTTGGTCCATGCAAGGGAAGTCAGTGGGAACAGAAATGTTAAACGAAAACGTATTAACTAGTattattaaatgaacaaaaaatattttctgtatagTACCCAACCtgatttaaaaatggtaattCATCATTTTGACTGTCTTTAACATGCACATTGTTTCTCCATGCAGGCCATTCAGGACATGAACAACCTGAAGCGCTTCATCCGTCAGGCTGAAATGAGCCACTACGCTCTGTTCCACTGCTGTCTGTTCCTGCAGAGCTCTGGAAACGGAGACGTGCTGCTGCAGAACGCATGGGCCGAGCACAGCAGTCTTCCTGAGGCCTGTGGAATCATAACTGTGCTGGAGGAGTTCCTCGGGGAGCATGCGCAGGGCACGCTGTACTGACACCACAGCGATTCGTAAACACACCTATCTGAGAGCACCTTGCGAGCAGCCGCCCAGAACTCCAGTTTAACACCCATAATCATAGCAGTGCGGTTTGCATTTTAAGCAACTTCaacaaacttgaattgaaaacacTATGTATATCTTAGTGTGTAGTGGTTCAGCAGCAAAGGTTGAAAAAGATTATTCTGTGATGCGCTGCTGTATGTTAATTTGGGTGCTTAAAAAATCTCAACTAAATAGATCCTATAAAATGGACCAATGAAAAATGCTTCTGTTTCTgtttacatacataatatatatgtgtgtactttgtatatttattatgtatatataaatatacatacatgcagtatatatgttgaaaatatatacatttatttacatgtatatatttatattcatataatttatattatatagagatatatttaatatataaacatgacatttttctgaaatatatacatgcatttgtgtatttatatatacataataaatacacacagtacacacacatatattatgtaaacaaaaacttttattttggatgcgattaatcgcaattaatcgtttgacagcactagtatataTTAACACAATACTGTTTATATGTGACAACTGATTCTAGTCTCTGTTGTGTAGCAGTCGTTGTTTTGAAgatgtgatttttaaaacacaGTCCTGTACATTTATTGAAATAGCAAACTGAATTAGGAAGCTAGTCACATAATCATGAAGCTCTGTACAAGCCTATAGCCTATTAACAGTCTATTATAACCTACTGTACTATGACCTGCATGGCCCattttatcgtttttttttttttttttttttttttgtgataaagtGCTTAATTGGATGAGCTTAATTCCTATAATGATTTCTTTGATTTATAATCTTGTTtgctatttcaaaatgtttcttacCAAAGACAAAACTTCTGATAATCATAAAACAGGATGTAAATGTaacagttaaaaagaacagaattgtgagaaaaatatcccttaaacatgtatatatattgatCCAGTTGTAAATGGTGATAATGATTTAGGGTTTGACATGACTGTACTGTCAATAATTTGTTCCAGGAATATttcatttgtgtgaatttgtaaGGATGAAAGAAATGTTCAACACTGCATTGACTCactgttaataatttaattcatgcaAGAATTATAATAACATATTGTAATTTAGCATGGGCCAAGttgtattttattctgttttaattaatcCACTTTAAACATCTCATGTGAGATGAAATAAACCGGGAAAATAATCATAATCTGCCTGTCAAATACCTGTAGTATTTTCTGTAGCCATTTGTAGATCGTTGTAGTCTGTAACATCATTACCACAAGAAAGCAATGCATTGCTGCTGGGGCAGGTGTTATTGAACAGATTAAGCAGGAGGCTTGGATAGAGGGCGCAATTCTTTATTACCAAGTTCAATGTATCACCTAATTGCACACTGGAACATCTTAACCATGATAAAcctaatttgtatattttgtaaaacaaCAGTGCATATTTCtacaaacatttctaaaatgtaagtttatataCACATTGAATTTTACTGAAAGTCACCAGCCAAataatggaatatatatttttgccaaaCATCTGCACTTTGAAACTTTTCAAGGAAATATCACTAAATAACAATATATCTTGTACTTACATTAAATTAGTTATATGCCTCCCTAACATGCTCTATTAAAGGAGAAAACCAGCTGTCATTTGGATCTCACTTGCTTTTTTTGGTGCGTTTGATAAACAGATCTCTGACAAACTTTTGAAACTCATTGCTTCCAAATCTGTGGTCAAACAGCACTTTGTCCTGATGCAGACTCATTGCTATTTCACTTTGGCTCTGATAACTGGAGAGCTGCTTCAGGATGATGAATTATTCTGACAGAGGAAATTTTTGTCTCACTAGATTTTAGCTGTATGAAAAAATACCTAGCTTGCTCACTTAAGgaattttcaaatatttggtaTCGACCTTATCAATCCACGCGGGTGTTGACGGTTTGGCTGTTTTATCAAATTTGTCCATGAATTCTCAATGTGGCTGTTCAGTAGTGCCACAAACTTGATCAACTGTGTCTGAAGAGATGAATGATCAATTTCCTTCAGCAGATTTTCAGCAAAGCCTGTGATGTATGACTGTTCAAACTCTTCACTCATGAGCACAAAAGTGAGTATAAACTCTGGTTCAAACTTCAACTTGAGACTCTCTGCTTTCTTTGAGAAGCGCTTCTTTTCTTCTGGCAATAGTTTGTGTGTAACTCCGACTGTGTGTAACGGCAAAGCTTTGCACATCCTTTCTGGATTAAGACACCTTTTACAACAGAAAATGATGAAACAGTTTTGAAGGACTTATTTTCATTGTTGTGACTGCATTGATTAATTCTCATTTGAGGTCATCTTGACAGTCTGCATTGCAATCCTCTAGCAGAAGAAGAACAGGTAAACAGGCATTCTTGTCAACTTCCTGGTAATTCCAAAGCTGTACGGCATGTTCACAGACAGTCAATTTTCAATGGACCATTTTAATGAGCCTGTCTGCTCAAGGTCTTCCAACATTGTGTTAATTTCTGCATAAGCATCACGTTTGATGACATCCCCACATTGATTACTGTCAGCCAGCCACAAATTCACCCAATCAATTTTTCCTCCTTGATAGAAGTATTGTTAAATTTTCTGTATTTGCTCTTGCCCCATGACATTCACATTTGTTTCATCACACTGGTCAACACAGACTACCTCTAAGGAGTTCATACACTCCACATCCACAGACTTCATAAAGCATATTCCATTGTTTGAAACAGGTAGACACCCATCCTGATGACTAGTGAGCTGATGGAATTGTAGCATCTACATGACTGATTGGCATACCAACAACACTGATTTGTTTAAGAACATCTAGTGAGCAAGACACTTGGGCAAGGCTTGACCATATCTTATTATTCTCCCATTAGTCTGAAATGATGTCCTCATGGCCGCTCATTTCTGTATAGAATTCATGGAAGGTATCAACAAAAGGTTGTTCGGGGGCTTTCGGTTTGTCCGCCCATGGAGTAGACGTGTGTTTTCTGGATCTGCTTCAATACTTAAAAAATGTCCTAAATAAATCAGATAAATAAACTGTGCTTTGCAGCTGAATATATTAAGGTCTACAGCACAACGTGGCGAAGCCaaataaagtgaagaaatcgGAGAAAGGAGCAGAAGAGTGCGAGAGAGTTACTAAGGCTATTGCGGATGGAGCAGAGGCTAAATAATGTGCTACTAACAAGGATATTATGTCTGCAGTCAGTGCTTTGAATCAGACAGTGGATCAAAGACTGGGTGAACTATCTAAAAAATTTCTAATTTGTCATAGGCGCTGACTGACATGACTGCTCAAGTTGAAGAAACAGAGCTGTACAGGCTCACGAAGGCCATATCGAATCCTTCGAGAGGCTAAATCCAAAGATGGCTACTCAGATGGGTCTCATACAGGCAAAGCTGGCAGATCTGGAATCGTGTTCTCGCAGGCATAATATCCGCATAATGGGATTCAAAGAGAAGCTAGAAAATGGCAAGCCCTCCGAGTTCTTCAGTGCTAAAGGAAGAAAGTTAGGATGAAAATGACTGAAATAGAAAGAACTCTTATCAGATTAGAAAGCTTACACAAAAATAGCCCAAATACTGAGTTACTAAAAGAAATTATTGCATTAAAGTATGAATACAATTCTCTATTATCTAGCAGGCACTATGCAAAAGTCCAGGAAAGATTagtaagtttatttataataatcattttgttATAGACCAGTCTTTAAAAATttggaaacaaattaaaatatatattaaagctcCTACTGTATATCTTGATAGCCCCATATGTATGAATCACTCCTTCATTCCTGCTCTTAATGACAAGGTTTTTTCACTTTGGAAACACAAGGGAATAGGCTGTGTCGACTCACTTTATATGAATGGGCATTTCTTGTCTTTTAAATTACCAAACTCTCACTTTTTTAGATATCTgcaagtcagaaaaaaaaatcctgattttgAACAACTAATAAAACATGGAAAATTAGAGGACACAAATCTCTACTCGAGTATACATGTGCAAAACTAAATTGCACAAGATTTACCCTTGTCACTGGTATGCAATAAAGGCAAGATTGTGGAGGGTACACTTCTACATTCATTTTGGACATGTTGTAACCTTCATAAGTACTGGACTGATATTTTGACCTACTTTCAAAAgtgtataaaaaaagatattgttcCAGATCCAATGATTGCCATTTTTGAGGTGATTTCTGTACCTTCTTTTAGTACATATGAAAGACtgtgtatttcattatttatggTTCTTGCAAAGAGATTGATTCTTCAGAGGTGGAAACTTGACATTGTTCTAACATTCGATATGTTGCTGAGTGAACTAGCGGGCATTATTCATATTGAGAAGTTACGATTCATTAACAATGATAAGCTagaaacattttggaaaatatggAAGCCTGTATTAGATCACTGAGGAATGTGATTACTTCGTTACGCTGGTTTTTATCCTGCATTATACCTTTGTAActcttaaatgtatttatctaaatattattacattgttattgtagtatttgtgtatttactttatttagttattttttcctCACACCCTGCTGATGTCATCGCTGTGATCTGTTTGGAACTTCTTTTTTTGTGCACCAGAGATGTTTATTTGTAACTACTAGCATACCGTACTAGCGTTTTCTTTTTGGACCTCTGTTCTGGAAACAAGAGGTTGTTAAACATCAGACATGAGAATGAAAAGCACCACAAATGATCCTTTGGGAAGAATCTTATTGCAGATAACAGATATAGATCTTTCAAcagtttcttcatgtttttgATCCAGGTTTTTTCATCACATGGACTCTCACCTCCAAAGTAATCATTTCGACCattgcagaaaattcagctttctctGTCAAAGGGGTCTAACTTCTTGATGAAGTCAGCAGTGTTCTCCCTATGATCATAATCAAGCAGGAAGTGAAGGTTTACTGCGTGGTGCTCTTGGTAGCTGTGGCACAGTCCAGATGATTTGGAGTCAGGTCAAAATCAAAAATACCAAAGATATTCATGTGGGCAAGGGGGAAAAACGTTATTTGGCACCATTCccttcaaatgaaatgaaatgaaatgacatcTTATCATAAAGCTGTCACGGAAAACAACTTCATCAAAAATTTGTGAGATCCCTTTATTTTAACTGTATACTTTAAAAATTTTATCTTATAAATTTCATGTGGTAAAACCTCAGTTTTGCTCAGACATGGTGCAGTGGCAGATTTTAGTTCAGAATGTCCATCCCATCCACCGTAAAAAAGAAATCCCACTCTTCTCAATTTTCAATACTTTGACTTACAGTAGGACACGTCACTGCCTGTAGGGGCTTTCAcattaaagtccccatgaaatcaaaatttaagtttttttagcttttagtatTAATATGTTAGCCTTAAGTTTATGAATAAGCTGGTGTgttccaaaacaatgacaaaattcgcATTTAGGAGAaataatgctgcgttccaggcaggtttttgagcccgtaagtcacgatttcaaaccacgactcacgactttgtagcgttccaggcaagtcacacCAAACTgcctgtttttattcattttattgcaacgttatattgtcctaaatcTAGGCggtaatctattagactgtggctgtcaaatgcgGCTTTACTGAGCTCAACGGCTCTGGTCTGAGcagatataaataaaacactattggctattttaaaaagggggcggggctgctCGATGTGTTCGTTGAAAAAATAGGTTTAGAAATTTCCATCCAAAGgttcatttgtttgattaaaatttattttgaattgtgacAGGACAAAAGACATGTTACTGACACTTCCCTGTTTAGCTTAGATGATTGAGGACAGTTTGAAATCCCACAACGAACAGTCTACATAAGTGATGGCTGTTTGGATGGAAAACGGATGTATCACAAACAAAATTAAGAATTACTGCAACAACAAACATTTATCATCATCCCAGTCTTGTTCAAATTGACCCATAAGGTTCACGGA includes:
- the LOC109057201 gene encoding protein Njmu-R1-like isoform X1 — its product is MFTSQTSSFQESIDVEERDADFDNEEIAGYSQKIQQINSYYAIYYYQNTRSEASGESVAWSQRRSDSTTSQEDFSLTLLDASLPAEAEPELRSYISRRLSKGALLGGMGNIATVELSVPEQAVGCYCCLLEQEKSPDQPEADGNGWVVCLLGGSEKGLNLFRIELDKYVQGLQGCLTPEMQNLETEVRPYLNRWYEESVMHIHRVVQLLQANVGYLLHAALSHKLFEVTGTDEKTKADIARFIKAASLQGLVQQDTTAASLCKAISEDSHTSLIIDCSTSPPTLTNKVSNRFCDDWIQAFLKAAERFNPFLLCQILENFKLKAIQDMNNLKRFIRQAEMSHYALFHCCLFLQSSGNGDVLLQNAWAEHSSLPEACGIITVLEEFLGEHAQGTLY
- the LOC109057201 gene encoding protein Njmu-R1-like isoform X2 yields the protein MFTSQTSSFQESIDVEERDADFDNEEIAGYSQKIQQINSYYAIYYYQNTSLTLLDASLPAEAEPELRSYISRRLSKGALLGGMGNIATVELSVPEQAVGCYCCLLEQEKSPDQPEADGNGWVVCLLGGSEKGLNLFRIELDKYVQGLQGCLTPEMQNLETEVRPYLNRWYEESVMHIHRVVQLLQANVGYLLHAALSHKLFEVTGTDEKTKADIARFIKAASLQGLVQQDTTAASLCKAISEDSHTSLIIDCSTSPPTLTNKVSNRFCDDWIQAFLKAAERFNPFLLCQILENFKLKAIQDMNNLKRFIRQAEMSHYALFHCCLFLQSSGNGDVLLQNAWAEHSSLPEACGIITVLEEFLGEHAQGTLY